From one Candidatus Zixiibacteriota bacterium genomic stretch:
- a CDS encoding oligopeptide transporter, OPT family encodes MATEDRTQVSRKAGKDSSDDFQPHIAPSENIAEFTIKSIVVGSIFGILFGAANAYLGLLAGITVSTSIPVAVMTVGFFRLTRRFFGRASVLESNISQTAGSASSSLASGVIFTIPALFLWGLNPSIFQIAGLAALGGLLGVLFMIPLRRLLIKQEHGTLPFPEGTACAKVLVAADKGGAGAANVFWGLGIGVIYKLLMAVLYLWKDKVYFYLPLVKKAQIGITTTPALLAVGYILGYRVASIMVAGSLISWAVLIPLMAHVGEHLSVPLFPETTALIGDMSPSEIWDRYIRYVGAGAVAFGGIITIIKSAPTMVRSFKIGVDEMKTRIAGRKAASGNDNSDKSDRTDRDLSLKYVVGGVLLVTAALVLIPNVLGDAVTIDIRLVAAPAIALFAFLFVTVSSRIVGLVGVSSNPTSGMTIVTLLIVSMIFVYLGWTDTIGKVTALTVGTVVCVAASIAGDTSQDLKTGFLLGATPYKQQIAELIGASSSALAVAASIIILNGAYKFGSPELPAPQATLMKTIIEGVLQSGVPWGLVLIGVLLGAIIELCSLPSLPFAVGLYLPVTTMTPIFVGGCIRHFIEKKHQSDPAELDRRRENGILFSSGLIGGEGLLSVGVALYVFYYGAPKGFAIPWPGVWGEIVSLTAFAALGYMLVRRTRTG; translated from the coding sequence ATGGCAACCGAAGACCGCACTCAAGTTTCCCGGAAAGCAGGCAAAGATTCCTCGGATGACTTCCAGCCGCACATTGCTCCCTCCGAGAATATCGCCGAGTTCACCATAAAATCGATTGTAGTCGGGTCGATTTTCGGAATACTGTTCGGAGCCGCGAACGCCTATCTCGGATTGCTGGCCGGTATAACGGTCTCGACTTCCATACCGGTGGCGGTCATGACGGTTGGTTTCTTCAGACTTACCCGGAGGTTTTTCGGCAGGGCATCGGTACTGGAAAGCAACATATCCCAGACCGCCGGTTCAGCCAGCTCTTCGCTCGCCTCGGGGGTGATTTTCACCATACCGGCTCTGTTTCTCTGGGGATTGAACCCGAGCATATTCCAGATTGCCGGTCTGGCGGCCCTCGGCGGATTACTGGGCGTGCTGTTTATGATTCCGCTGAGACGGCTGCTGATCAAGCAAGAGCACGGCACCTTACCTTTTCCCGAAGGCACCGCCTGCGCAAAGGTTCTGGTGGCCGCCGACAAGGGCGGCGCGGGAGCGGCAAACGTGTTCTGGGGGCTGGGCATCGGGGTCATTTATAAACTTCTTATGGCGGTTCTTTATCTATGGAAAGACAAGGTCTATTTCTATCTGCCTCTTGTTAAGAAAGCGCAGATCGGCATCACCACCACCCCCGCTCTGCTTGCCGTGGGATATATTCTTGGCTACCGGGTGGCCTCTATCATGGTGGCTGGAAGTCTCATATCGTGGGCGGTGCTGATTCCATTGATGGCGCACGTGGGCGAGCATCTGTCGGTGCCCCTTTTCCCTGAAACGACGGCGCTGATCGGCGACATGAGCCCTTCGGAAATCTGGGATCGATACATTCGTTATGTCGGGGCAGGCGCGGTTGCGTTTGGAGGTATCATCACCATCATCAAATCCGCTCCCACCATGGTGCGTTCATTTAAGATCGGCGTTGACGAGATGAAGACGCGTATCGCCGGTCGAAAAGCTGCTTCCGGTAACGATAATTCCGACAAATCCGACAGAACCGACCGCGATCTCTCGCTGAAATATGTCGTCGGCGGGGTATTGCTCGTCACGGCTGCTCTGGTGTTGATTCCCAATGTTCTCGGTGACGCAGTCACAATCGACATAAGACTTGTGGCGGCGCCGGCGATCGCCCTGTTCGCGTTTCTGTTCGTCACGGTATCATCACGAATCGTAGGGCTGGTTGGCGTGTCGAGCAATCCGACCTCCGGCATGACCATTGTTACCCTACTGATTGTCAGCATGATTTTCGTTTATCTTGGATGGACCGACACAATCGGTAAGGTTACGGCCCTGACAGTCGGGACTGTTGTCTGTGTGGCCGCTTCAATCGCCGGAGATACTTCGCAGGATTTGAAAACCGGATTCTTGCTGGGAGCCACGCCGTACAAACAACAGATCGCCGAGTTGATTGGAGCTTCTTCTTCGGCACTGGCGGTAGCGGCATCGATCATAATTTTGAATGGCGCCTACAAGTTCGGTTCGCCGGAGCTTCCCGCCCCTCAAGCCACTCTCATGAAAACGATCATCGAGGGGGTCTTGCAGTCGGGGGTCCCCTGGGGACTCGTCCTGATCGGTGTCCTGCTGGGAGCAATTATCGAATTATGCTCCCTGCCTTCACTTCCCTTCGCGGTGGGACTGTACCTCCCGGTCACCACAATGACTCCAATATTCGTTGGCGGATGTATCAGGCACTTTATCGAGAAAAAACATCAATCTGACCCGGCCGAGCTCGACCGACGCCGTGAGAATGGCATTCTCTTCAGTTCCGGTTTGATTGGCGGCGAGGGGCTTCTGAGCGTTGGGGTTGCCCTGTATGTTTTTTACTACGGAGCGCCAAAAGGTTTTGCCATACCCTGGCCCGGGGTATGGGGTGAAATTGTCTCCCTGACAGCATTCGCGGCGCTTGGATACATGCTGGTTCGGAGAACGAGAACCGGATGA